The Pocillopora verrucosa isolate sample1 chromosome 9, ASM3666991v2, whole genome shotgun sequence genome includes the window caaaacaaaaagaattttaTTATCCAGTATGCAGAACAAGGCTGAATAGTTTAACATAGTTGAATTTATCTCAATGGTTTTGAAACTTTTGCATGTGGCAGGGTCAGGATTAGTTTATACTTTTGCCACTTTGAAAAAGGGTATGCAAAAGATTTGCTGTGTTCACCAGTGAGATATCTTCATTTAATtaaactactttattaaaggataagttcttttaaaaaattgttgacaaacaatttttattcctACACAGATATTTTGGTGGCCTCTAGTTACACAACAGCTTGATAAGGAGGTCATACAAGTGAAAAAATGAGACTGAGGAAACGTAGATTACTAGTTCGCATGGTACTTTTACTTGTTCTTGTGGGGCTTTATGTAGAGATAAATTTACAAAGTTATTCTTACTACAAGAACTGGTTTTGGAGACCTGTTGTCAAGTGTGAAAACAGTGAAGAAGAATTAAATGCACTAGTTGACCTCACGTATCAAATTCACatgattttaaataaaatgaaagtagGCCATTGGCTAATGTATGGTTCGATATGGGGAGCCTTACGGATTGGCAGACCCCTCCCATGGGACAATGATGTGGATATTGGATTTTATGGAGAAGAAAGATTTGCACATATGACCTTAAATGAATTTATCGCTCCCTTCAAAGCTGCAGGACTTAAAGTGAAAAACAAATGGATTCAAAGTGGAACCATTGTCATTGAAAAAGAGGGTCTTCCACTAACCGTAGACTTATTTGCATTCTACAATCAAGGAGGAGTTATGAGAAGAAGAGGATTAGAGTCTTGGATTTTTGCTCTGAATTATCGCACTCATCACTCCTTTCCTGCTAAGCTAGTTGAACCAGAACTTCCTCAAGCAAAGTTTGGCTTCTTCAATATCTCAATTCCTAAAGGAGGGATTGAAATTATGAAGCACCTATACCCCTATAACTGGTGGAAAGAAGTTCCCCCA containing:
- the LOC131777603 gene encoding ribitol 5-phosphate transferase FKRP-like, whose product is MRLRKRRLLVRMVLLLVLVGLYVEINLQSYSYYKNWFWRPVVKCENSEEELNALVDLTYQIHMILNKMKVGHWLMYGSIWGALRIGRPLPWDNDVDIGFYGEERFAHMTLNEFIAPFKAAGLKVKNKWIQSGTIVIEKEGLPLTVDLFAFYNQGGVMRRRGLESWIFALNYRTHHSFPAKLVEPELPQAKFGFFNISIPKGGIEIMKHLYPYNWWKEVPPVGC